A single region of the Candidatus Methylomirabilis lanthanidiphila genome encodes:
- a CDS encoding protein fixA; electron transfer flavoprotein beta-subunit (Beta-ETF), which translates to MNIIVCIKQIIDPETPMSQFMIDSRTKRQVQGNNPLVISPYDANALEVAIQLKEKQGAKVTAISIGGTTAMTALKSALSMGADEAILVNEPLLVGSDQQGIAHALAKTIRKAGAYDLILTGCESGDWADRAVPAFLAEELEIGYVGYVTRIEVRDGQVVVRRVVEDGYELIEAKPPLLAAISSDETNTARYAKLRDIMAAAKKTIPVWKAADLGLDPERIGPGAVRVAITDVSIPVKESRCEMIEGNTPEEKAATLAARLRELKLI; encoded by the coding sequence CAGATTATCGATCCTGAGACTCCGATGAGCCAGTTCATGATCGATTCCCGGACCAAGCGGCAGGTTCAGGGGAACAATCCGCTGGTCATCAGTCCGTACGACGCCAATGCCCTCGAGGTGGCCATCCAGCTTAAGGAGAAGCAGGGCGCCAAGGTGACGGCGATCAGCATCGGCGGCACAACCGCTATGACGGCGCTGAAAAGCGCGCTGTCGATGGGTGCCGACGAGGCGATCCTGGTCAATGAGCCGCTTCTTGTCGGCTCTGATCAGCAAGGGATTGCCCACGCGCTGGCGAAGACGATCCGGAAGGCGGGCGCATACGATCTGATCCTGACCGGCTGCGAGTCGGGGGATTGGGCCGATCGGGCCGTCCCGGCCTTTCTGGCCGAGGAGCTCGAGATCGGGTATGTCGGATATGTGACCCGGATCGAGGTAAGGGATGGACAGGTTGTCGTCCGTCGAGTGGTGGAGGATGGATACGAGCTGATCGAGGCCAAGCCCCCGCTCCTCGCTGCCATCAGCTCTGACGAGACGAACACCGCCCGCTACGCCAAGCTGAGGGATATTATGGCGGCTGCCAAGAAGACGATCCCCGTCTGGAAGGCGGCGGATCTCGGGCTCGACCCGGAGAGAATCGGTCCGGGTGCCGTCAGGGTTGCGATCACCGATGTCTCTATCCCGGTCAAGGAGTCCAGGTGTGAGATGATCGAGGGAAATACGCCGGAGGAAAAGGCTGCGACACTGGCGGCCCGGCTACGCGAGCTGAAGCTGATTTAA